A single Methanocaldococcus bathoardescens DNA region contains:
- a CDS encoding ATP-binding protein, whose product MKVIGKTTTSNFTFESLEKVRFGEYVIAKNTDDEDVLAIVKNVVAENEKFICEAKVIGVLNNNKISVNRSPIKPNGEVKFCDDGILNNIFYVKNGLNIGHLLTRKNVRVYLDTNKLISRHFAVLSITGGGKSNTVAVLCRELGKKNASLIILDPHGEYSTLYHEDLEGKVKVIHPTVNPSILSPEELSDLIGLEKDDFDKRVYLEYAYYTIKKEFPNIGGMEFIEKLENLLYEWSKSAEVGWEIKYYNPLKRKYDRRKAGEKDFIAIISLYDIIGKFMIDFALHIGDKDMIEEFEIGKINVVNLSGLEVHQMITLVSFIAKHILSKRVLYLKSLKDINSPNERIKTTALSNLKTIEEHYKIVIKPLLLIVEEAHIFIPINEQTSASLWLGKIAREGRKFGVGLGLVSQRPKQLHPDVLSQTNTKIILRIVEPEDQKYIQRASEELGEDLAKDLASLGIGEAIIVGTAISLPSIVKIDKFDGIYGGKDINIVGEWMGLDDW is encoded by the coding sequence ATGAAAGTGATTGGAAAAACAACCACTTCAAACTTTACCTTTGAATCTTTAGAGAAGGTAAGGTTTGGGGAATATGTTATTGCAAAAAATACTGATGATGAGGATGTTTTGGCAATTGTAAAAAATGTTGTTGCTGAAAATGAAAAGTTTATTTGTGAAGCAAAAGTTATAGGCGTTTTAAATAATAATAAAATATCTGTAAATAGAAGTCCAATTAAACCTAATGGAGAGGTTAAATTTTGTGATGATGGGATTCTAAATAATATTTTCTATGTTAAAAATGGATTAAATATTGGACATTTATTAACAAGGAAAAACGTTAGAGTTTATTTAGATACAAATAAACTTATCTCAAGACATTTTGCTGTTTTATCTATTACTGGGGGAGGTAAATCAAACACTGTTGCTGTATTATGTAGAGAATTAGGGAAAAAGAATGCAAGTTTAATTATCTTAGACCCTCATGGGGAATACTCTACTTTATATCATGAAGATTTAGAGGGAAAGGTTAAAGTAATCCATCCCACAGTAAATCCTTCAATATTATCACCAGAAGAACTTTCTGATTTGATTGGATTAGAAAAAGATGATTTTGATAAAAGAGTTTATCTCGAATATGCCTATTACACAATAAAAAAGGAATTTCCAAATATTGGTGGAATGGAGTTTATTGAAAAGTTAGAAAATTTATTGTATGAATGGAGTAAATCAGCAGAAGTTGGATGGGAAATTAAATACTACAACCCTCTAAAAAGAAAATATGACAGAAGAAAAGCTGGAGAGAAAGATTTTATTGCTATTATTTCTTTATATGATATTATTGGAAAATTTATGATAGATTTTGCATTGCATATTGGAGATAAAGATATGATTGAAGAGTTTGAAATTGGAAAAATAAATGTTGTTAATTTGAGTGGATTAGAGGTTCATCAAATGATAACACTCGTAAGCTTTATAGCAAAACACATTCTATCAAAGAGAGTATTATATTTAAAATCATTAAAGGATATTAATAGCCCGAATGAGAGAATAAAAACCACAGCCCTATCTAATTTAAAAACTATTGAAGAACACTATAAAATTGTTATTAAACCACTATTGCTTATAGTGGAAGAAGCCCACATATTCATCCCAATAAATGAGCAAACCTCAGCAAGTTTGTGGTTAGGAAAGATAGCAAGAGAGGGAAGAAAATTTGGTGTTGGCTTAGGTTTAGTATCTCAAAGGCCTAAGCAATTACATCCAGATGTTTTATCTCAAACAAACACTAAGATAATTTTAAGAATAGTCGAACCAGAAGACCAAAAATATATTCAGAGAGCTTCAGAAGAGTTAGGGGAAGATTTAGCAAAAGACTTAGCTTCTTTAGGTATTGGAGAGGCAATTATAGTAGGAACTGCAATATCTCTTCCATCAATAGTTAAAATTGATAAATTTGATGGAATATATGGTGGAAAAGATATAAATATAGTTGGAGAATGGATGGGCTTAGATGATTGGTGA
- the hisI gene encoding phosphoribosyl-AMP cyclohydrolase gives MNVDEIIKKLNLKFRNIEGERLILAITCDENKNVLMTAFMNEEALKETLKTGYMHYYSTSRKKLWKKGEESGNVQKLKRFYRDCDGDALLFIVEQKGVACHEGYYSCFHYKIEDGELKITEEYYSQSSK, from the coding sequence ATGAACGTGGATGAGATAATTAAAAAATTAAACTTAAAATTTAGAAATATAGAAGGAGAGAGGTTGATTTTAGCAATAACTTGTGATGAAAATAAGAACGTATTGATGACCGCATTTATGAATGAAGAGGCATTAAAAGAGACATTAAAAACAGGGTATATGCATTATTATTCAACAAGTAGGAAAAAATTATGGAAAAAAGGAGAGGAGAGTGGAAATGTCCAAAAATTAAAAAGATTTTATAGAGATTGTGATGGAGATGCTTTATTATTTATAGTTGAACAGAAAGGAGTTGCATGTCATGAGGGTTATTATTCCTGCTTCCATTATAAAATAGAGGATGGAGAACTAAAAATAACTGAAGAATACTATAGTCAATCTTCAAAATAA
- the cofH gene encoding 5-amino-6-(D-ribitylamino)uracil--L-tyrosine 4-hydroxyphenyl transferase CofH, translating into MMDLEKFKEKEISKKEALELFEDNENIFELFKFADSLRKEEVGDVVTYVVNRNINFTNICIGNCRFCAFRANENDKHAYFLDIDEIAKRAVEAKKFGCTEVCIQGGLHPKIDTYYQAEILKAVHKATKPYGDIHIHAFSPMEVYFGAENAGLTIKEALKILKENGLNSMPGTAAEILDDEIRAELCPNKIKTREWINIIKEAHKLGIPTTATMMYGHIEEYKHWVNHLFIIKEIQEETNGFTEFVPLSFMHRFAPIYKERRAKAGATGIEDLKVYAVSRIIFKGLIKNIQASWVKLGKKMVQVALRCGANDVGGTLIEENISRSAGAEHGVYMSVEEIRDMIKRVGLIPKERTTLYKILD; encoded by the coding sequence ATCATGGATTTAGAAAAATTTAAAGAAAAAGAAATCTCAAAAAAAGAAGCATTAGAGTTATTTGAAGATAACGAAAATATATTTGAGCTGTTTAAATTTGCAGATTCTTTGAGAAAAGAGGAAGTCGGAGATGTAGTTACCTATGTGGTAAATAGAAATATAAACTTCACAAACATTTGCATTGGAAACTGCAGATTTTGTGCTTTCAGGGCTAATGAAAATGACAAACATGCTTATTTTTTAGATATAGATGAAATTGCTAAAAGGGCTGTGGAGGCAAAAAAATTTGGTTGCACTGAGGTTTGTATTCAAGGGGGATTGCATCCAAAGATAGACACTTATTATCAGGCAGAGATTTTAAAGGCTGTTCATAAAGCAACAAAACCTTATGGTGACATACATATACACGCATTTTCACCAATGGAAGTTTATTTTGGAGCTGAAAATGCAGGTTTAACTATTAAAGAGGCATTAAAAATATTAAAAGAAAATGGACTGAATTCAATGCCAGGAACTGCGGCAGAGATTTTAGATGATGAAATTAGAGCTGAGTTATGTCCAAATAAAATAAAAACAAGAGAATGGATTAATATAATTAAAGAAGCTCATAAATTAGGAATTCCTACAACCGCTACTATGATGTATGGGCATATTGAAGAATATAAACATTGGGTTAATCATCTTTTTATAATTAAAGAGATTCAGGAAGAGACAAATGGCTTTACTGAATTTGTTCCTCTCTCGTTTATGCATAGATTTGCTCCAATTTATAAAGAAAGAAGAGCTAAGGCTGGAGCTACGGGAATTGAAGATTTAAAGGTGTATGCGGTTAGCAGGATAATATTTAAAGGATTGATAAAAAATATCCAGGCTTCATGGGTTAAATTGGGAAAAAAGATGGTTCAAGTTGCTTTAAGATGTGGAGCTAATGATGTTGGGGGAACTTTGATAGAAGAGAATATATCAAGAAGTGCAGGAGCTGAGCATGGGGTTTATATGAGTGTTGAGGAAATTAGGGATATGATTAAAAGAGTTGGGTTAATTCCTAAGGAGAGAACTACTTTATATAAAATTTTAGATTAA
- a CDS encoding DUF4013 domain-containing protein, with the protein MDIVDYLRDAIDYTKSDIKNFVIGWILLSLTWFLISIAKYTASWEVYLILMIIFLIQCGYYIKIMKETLNGSNKLPDWNNCPKLLIDGLLYDIGALMLLFISLIPAFVGVVLYIAGLHFLVKTFSSIFEIIMDIGVWIAILGFIFGCLVFLIYLPISTANFANKGFFGFFEFKNLFKMMNLKYIVLAIVVYVLTSLVYFIVYLIIVFGIMIALYLIYGSFEMVYIKIGVEKDYLLIGLIAFISSVIFGVSTLILYILYHRIFANYYKNTIGKVRVWK; encoded by the coding sequence ATGGATATTGTTGATTATTTAAGAGATGCAATAGATTACACAAAGTCAGACATTAAAAATTTTGTAATTGGATGGATTTTATTGTCATTGACGTGGTTTCTTATATCTATAGCTAAATATACAGCAAGTTGGGAAGTGTATTTAATTTTGATGATAATTTTCTTAATTCAGTGTGGGTATTACATAAAAATCATGAAAGAGACACTTAATGGAAGCAATAAATTACCAGATTGGAACAATTGTCCTAAATTATTAATAGATGGATTGCTTTATGACATTGGAGCATTAATGCTGCTATTTATAAGCTTAATCCCAGCGTTTGTTGGGGTTGTGTTATATATTGCTGGACTTCACTTTTTAGTTAAAACATTCTCATCAATTTTTGAGATTATTATGGATATTGGAGTATGGATTGCTATCTTAGGATTTATATTTGGATGCTTAGTATTTTTAATATATCTTCCAATATCCACAGCTAATTTTGCAAATAAAGGATTTTTTGGATTCTTTGAGTTCAAAAACCTATTTAAAATGATGAACCTCAAATATATAGTTTTGGCTATTGTTGTTTATGTTTTGACGTCTTTAGTTTATTTTATTGTCTATTTAATCATAGTTTTTGGTATTATGATTGCTTTATATCTAATATATGGAAGTTTTGAGATGGTTTATATTAAAATAGGGGTTGAGAAGGATTATCTTCTAATTGGACTAATTGCTTTCATTAGTTCTGTAATATTTGGAGTTTCTACACTAATTCTGTATATTTTATATCACAGAATCTTTGCAAACTATTATAAAAATACTATAGGGAAGGTGAGAGTTTGGAAATAA
- a CDS encoding RNA-binding protein → MEIRKRYFLSKKDVKKIKKELEEFFENVDEIIPKKGNVEIAITDDFEIILVDKEPIAFKKDDKVIPTLKLLLKEVPNKNLVVVDMGAIKFLINGADVMAPGIVEADENIKEGDVVFVVDENHKKPICVGIALMNGKEMKEADKGKAIKNLHYVGDKIWNFRG, encoded by the coding sequence TTGGAAATAAGGAAGAGATATTTTTTAAGCAAAAAAGATGTCAAAAAAATAAAAAAAGAATTAGAGGAGTTTTTTGAAAATGTTGATGAAATAATTCCAAAAAAAGGTAATGTGGAGATAGCTATAACTGATGATTTTGAGATAATATTGGTTGATAAAGAGCCAATTGCATTTAAAAAAGATGATAAAGTAATTCCAACATTAAAATTGTTATTAAAAGAAGTTCCAAACAAAAATTTAGTTGTTGTTGATATGGGTGCTATAAAATTCTTAATAAATGGGGCAGATGTAATGGCCCCTGGGATTGTAGAGGCGGATGAAAATATTAAAGAGGGAGATGTTGTTTTTGTTGTAGATGAAAACCATAAAAAGCCAATATGTGTTGGGATTGCATTAATGAATGGAAAAGAGATGAAAGAAGCAGATAAAGGGAAAGCTATTAAAAACCTTCATTATGTAGGTGACAAGATTTGGAACTTTAGGGGATAA
- a CDS encoding endonuclease III domain-containing protein, with translation MRENRFEIVYTIYKILLNYYGHQNWWPAETRYEVVVGAILTQNTSWKNVEKAINNLKNENLLKEEKILNVDEDKLKELIKPAGFYNLKVKRLKNVTKFIVNNYGNTEEMAKTDKDILTLRAELLSINGVGKETADSILLYALDRESFVVDAYTKRMFSRLGIINEKAKYDEIKEIFEKSLPKDLEIYKEYHALIVEHCKKFCRKKPLCDDCPIIVFCKTSLNK, from the coding sequence ATGAGGGAAAATAGATTTGAGATAGTATACACCATATACAAAATTTTATTAAACTACTATGGACATCAAAATTGGTGGCCTGCTGAAACAAGGTATGAGGTTGTTGTTGGAGCAATTTTAACTCAAAATACCAGTTGGAAAAATGTGGAAAAAGCCATTAATAACTTAAAAAATGAGAATTTATTGAAAGAAGAAAAAATACTAAACGTAGATGAAGATAAATTAAAAGAGCTTATAAAACCTGCTGGATTTTATAATTTGAAAGTTAAACGTCTAAAAAATGTAACTAAATTTATTGTTAATAATTATGGAAATACAGAAGAGATGGCTAAAACAGATAAAGACATTTTAACATTAAGGGCTGAGCTCTTATCAATAAATGGTGTTGGAAAGGAAACTGCTGATAGCATTTTGTTGTATGCGTTAGATAGAGAGAGCTTTGTTGTTGATGCATATACAAAAAGGATGTTTAGTAGGTTAGGAATAATTAATGAAAAAGCTAAATACGATGAAATTAAAGAAATATTTGAAAAATCTCTGCCAAAAGATTTGGAAATATACAAAGAATATCACGCATTAATTGTTGAACACTGTAAAAAGTTTTGTAGGAAAAAGCCGTTGTGTGATGACTGCCCAATTATAGTTTTTTGCAAAACATCTTTGAATAAATAA
- a CDS encoding RNA chaperone Hfq: protein MNKPVKKQQPKKFIPNFEYARRLNGKKVKIFLRNGEVLDAEVTGVSNYEIMVKVGDRNLLIFKHAIDYIEY, encoded by the coding sequence ATGAATAAACCAGTAAAAAAACAGCAGCCAAAAAAATTCATCCCAAACTTTGAATATGCAAGAAGATTAAATGGAAAAAAAGTTAAAATATTCTTAAGAAATGGAGAAGTTTTAGATGCTGAAGTTACAGGCGTCTCAAACTACGAAATAATGGTAAAAGTTGGGGACAGAAACTTGTTGATATTCAAACATGCTATTGACTACATAGAATACTAA
- a CDS encoding energy-converting hydrogenase B subunit P, translating into MPKMVLLPRMTMALGGYIRETTFPYEGDDVKPFPYRNVIVGNPTDEPIKIEVPAYDEGWIERHRKLGLIVVPVTEDDDFVGLFQMVKEKVKKA; encoded by the coding sequence ATGCCAAAAATGGTTTTATTGCCAAGAATGACAATGGCTTTAGGAGGGTATATTAGAGAGACAACCTTTCCTTATGAAGGGGATGATGTAAAGCCCTTCCCATACAGAAATGTTATAGTTGGGAATCCAACTGATGAACCAATAAAGATAGAAGTCCCTGCTTATGATGAAGGCTGGATAGAAAGGCATAGAAAATTAGGTTTGATAGTTGTTCCAGTTACAGAGGATGATGATTTTGTTGGATTGTTTCAGATGGTTAAAGAGAAGGTAAAAAAAGCATAG
- a CDS encoding TIGR02253 family HAD-type hydrolase → MIKGILFDLDDTLYNSSEFVEIARREAVKSMIDAGLNIKFEEAMGILNKIIKDKGSNYGKHFDDLVKAVLGRYDPKIITTGIITYHNVKVALLRPYPHTIKTLIELKAMGLKLGVITDGLTIKQWEKLIRLGIHPFFDDVITSEEFGLGKPHLEFFKYGLSRMGLKPEETVYVGDRVDKDIKPAKELGMITVRILKGKYKDMVDNKYSDYTIKSLQELVDIVKNLKQ, encoded by the coding sequence ATGATAAAGGGAATTTTGTTTGATTTAGACGACACTTTATATAATTCATCGGAATTTGTAGAAATTGCAAGAAGAGAGGCTGTTAAATCAATGATAGATGCTGGTTTAAATATAAAATTTGAAGAAGCCATGGGTATATTAAATAAAATCATTAAGGATAAAGGTTCAAACTATGGAAAGCATTTTGATGATTTGGTTAAAGCTGTTTTAGGAAGATATGACCCAAAAATAATAACCACTGGAATAATAACATACCACAACGTTAAAGTTGCCTTATTAAGACCCTACCCCCATACAATAAAGACATTAATAGAACTAAAAGCAATGGGACTAAAATTGGGAGTTATAACTGATGGATTAACTATAAAGCAATGGGAAAAACTTATTAGGTTAGGGATACATCCATTTTTTGATGATGTTATTACTTCAGAGGAGTTTGGTTTAGGGAAGCCACATTTAGAGTTTTTTAAATATGGACTAAGTAGGATGGGATTAAAACCTGAAGAGACCGTATATGTTGGAGATAGAGTTGATAAAGATATAAAACCAGCAAAAGAATTGGGGATGATAACAGTTAGAATATTAAAAGGAAAGTATAAAGATATGGTAGATAATAAGTATAGCGATTATACTATAAAATCACTTCAAGAGCTCGTAGATATTGTTAAAAATTTAAAACAATAA
- the cobS gene encoding adenosylcobinamide-GDP ribazoletransferase — protein MFKEFKALLSFFTRIPIYIEDFDFDDVANHFYLIILIGYVFGIFSLIISYIFSFLFPNLLAAILILFFIEYLNGFHHIDGLIDFGDGWMAVGDKRKKLMAMKDRYIGCGGLVFAIFVNLMAVASISYILEISILYLLVVEVCAKLGMLSCSTFGNPLIEGTGRYFVKKADEKFLTIGIILSLPLLLIFSGVERKIIIIAIIIAIITGLCMAKIAKKHFGGVNGDVLGASNEITRVVVLITIIASIKIFSLII, from the coding sequence ATGTTCAAGGAGTTTAAAGCACTGTTATCATTTTTTACAAGAATCCCTATCTATATTGAAGATTTTGATTTTGATGATGTTGCTAATCATTTTTACCTAATTATTTTAATTGGCTATGTATTTGGAATTTTTAGTTTAATAATTAGCTATATTTTTAGTTTTTTGTTTCCCAATCTTTTAGCAGCTATTTTAATTTTGTTTTTTATTGAATATTTAAATGGTTTTCACCATATTGATGGCTTAATTGACTTTGGAGATGGATGGATGGCCGTTGGGGATAAAAGAAAGAAATTAATGGCTATGAAAGATAGATATATTGGATGTGGTGGTTTAGTTTTTGCAATATTTGTTAATTTAATGGCAGTTGCATCTATATCCTATATTTTAGAGATTTCTATTTTGTATTTATTGGTTGTAGAGGTTTGTGCAAAGCTTGGGATGTTGAGCTGTTCAACATTTGGAAATCCTTTAATTGAAGGAACTGGAAGATACTTTGTTAAAAAGGCAGATGAAAAGTTTTTAACAATTGGAATTATTTTATCTCTCCCGCTACTTTTAATATTTAGTGGGGTTGAAAGGAAAATCATCATAATAGCCATAATAATAGCAATAATTACTGGTTTGTGTATGGCTAAAATAGCTAAAAAGCATTTTGGTGGGGTTAATGGAGATGTTTTAGGAGCTTCAAATGAGATAACAAGAGTTGTTGTTTTAATAACAATTATAGCAAGTATTAAGATATTTTCATTAATAATCTAA
- the ecnA gene encoding calcium-activated nuclease EcnA: protein MKKLLIAFILISISLCGCVDFKSIENYGNYQNYNNFVNTHEHYYGKVVKVVDGDTVYVNVNGELWKIRLLGVDTPETYKKNNPHEYYLLNGTPITNTTYLKIWGEKAKYFAKKQLENKTVIIVFDNEAPKKDKYGRYLAYIFINNSNNLINFNEELLKYGYARVYISNFELKDEFLEVEREAKENRIGLWNWHNN, encoded by the coding sequence ATGAAAAAGCTTTTAATTGCTTTTATTTTGATTTCTATAAGTTTGTGTGGGTGTGTTGATTTTAAAAGTATTGAGAATTATGGAAATTATCAAAACTATAATAATTTTGTAAATACTCATGAACACTATTATGGAAAGGTCGTTAAAGTTGTAGATGGAGACACTGTTTATGTAAATGTTAATGGAGAATTATGGAAAATCAGGTTGTTAGGAGTTGATACACCCGAAACATACAAGAAAAATAACCCTCATGAATACTATCTACTAAATGGCACACCAATAACAAATACAACCTATCTAAAAATTTGGGGAGAGAAGGCTAAATACTTTGCAAAGAAGCAATTAGAAAATAAAACAGTTATTATTGTCTTTGACAATGAAGCCCCAAAGAAAGATAAATATGGGAGATATTTAGCTTATATCTTTATAAATAACTCTAATAATTTAATAAACTTCAATGAAGAGCTTTTAAAATATGGTTATGCAAGAGTTTATATTAGTAATTTTGAGTTGAAAGATGAATTCTTAGAAGTTGAAAGAGAAGCAAAGGAAAACAGAATTGGTCTGTGGAATTGGCACAATAACTAA
- a CDS encoding shikimate kinase has product MEGRAYALASGTIINAIATGKGSAFGLNLKVYARVKLIDDGKNRIEGKVLDNPNIKPNLIVRCVKNTLDYFGLNYSAYVETKTEIPIKSGLSSSSATSNAVVLATLDALGEKIDDELILNLGIKSSFDEKLTVTGAYDDATASYYGGITITDNIERKILKRDKMIEDLNVLVLIPNLEKNVDVNRMKLIKDYVEIAFNEAINGNYFKALFLNGILYASALNFPTNIAIDALEAGAITAGLSGTGPSYIAIVEDENVEKVKEKLNRYGRVILTKPNNDGASIY; this is encoded by the coding sequence ATGGAAGGGAGAGCTTATGCTTTAGCATCTGGAACAATAATCAATGCAATAGCAACAGGTAAAGGCTCAGCTTTTGGACTAAATTTGAAAGTCTATGCAAGAGTTAAGTTAATAGACGATGGAAAAAATAGGATAGAAGGGAAAGTTTTAGATAATCCAAATATTAAGCCAAATTTAATAGTAAGATGTGTTAAAAACACCTTAGATTATTTTGGGCTGAATTACTCTGCCTATGTTGAAACAAAGACGGAAATTCCTATAAAATCAGGTTTAAGCAGTAGTTCAGCCACTTCTAATGCAGTTGTTTTAGCAACACTTGATGCATTAGGGGAAAAGATAGATGATGAGCTAATATTAAATTTGGGCATAAAATCAAGTTTTGATGAAAAATTAACTGTCACTGGAGCTTATGATGATGCTACAGCTTCATACTATGGTGGAATAACCATAACTGACAATATAGAAAGGAAAATTTTAAAAAGAGATAAGATGATAGAAGATTTAAATGTTTTAGTTTTAATTCCGAATTTAGAAAAGAATGTTGATGTAAATAGAATGAAATTAATAAAAGATTATGTTGAAATTGCCTTTAATGAAGCTATTAATGGAAACTATTTTAAAGCTTTGTTTTTGAATGGAATTCTTTATGCATCAGCTTTAAACTTTCCAACAAACATAGCAATAGATGCCTTAGAAGCTGGAGCTATAACAGCTGGCTTATCTGGAACTGGACCTTCTTATATAGCCATAGTTGAAGATGAAAATGTTGAGAAGGTAAAAGAGAAGTTAAATAGGTACGGAAGAGTTATTTTAACTAAACCAAACAATGATGGGGCTTCTATTTACTAA